A part of Parvimonas micra genomic DNA contains:
- a CDS encoding ABC transporter ATP-binding protein, whose translation MPSLCIKNLTKRYGENVVLNDLSLELENAEVWALVAPNGTGKTTLLDCITNLNSYQSGQITVNGIDNRDNAIFKKLSYLQDASILFPNLTGLDHLKFVANIQKLPKTRIKEIVSLTKIEKFYKRAVKTYSLGMKQRLLLAIALINNPEVLLLDEPFNGLDPSSQIELRVMLKEISERGTLVILSTHFLGEISQLTDNLLFIKDKKIVKKIVEDEFLIYAIDTTSNDQSLEILSPFVVSAEIEKDMIICQFKKNSFDDAIKAIQDKGIKLIKIREHINASEQMYQRLFAE comes from the coding sequence ATGCCTAGTTTGTGTATAAAAAATCTTACTAAAAGATATGGAGAGAATGTAGTTTTAAATGATTTATCTTTAGAGCTTGAAAATGCAGAGGTTTGGGCTTTGGTTGCACCTAATGGAACGGGAAAAACTACCCTTTTGGATTGTATTACAAATTTGAATAGCTATCAATCCGGACAGATTACTGTAAATGGTATAGATAATAGGGATAATGCTATTTTTAAAAAATTGTCATATTTACAGGATGCAAGTATTTTATTTCCGAATTTAACAGGACTTGATCATTTGAAATTTGTCGCAAATATACAAAAATTGCCAAAGACTAGAATAAAAGAAATTGTAAGTTTAACAAAGATTGAAAAATTTTATAAAAGAGCTGTAAAGACATATTCTTTGGGAATGAAACAGAGATTACTTTTGGCTATTGCACTTATTAATAATCCTGAAGTTTTATTGCTTGACGAACCTTTTAACGGACTTGATCCTAGCAGTCAAATAGAGCTTAGAGTTATGTTAAAGGAAATATCAGAAAGGGGAACTCTGGTAATTTTATCTACACATTTTTTAGGAGAAATTAGTCAATTAACCGATAATCTTTTATTCATAAAGGACAAAAAAATTGTCAAAAAAATCGTGGAAGACGAATTTTTAATCTATGCTATTGATACTACTTCCAATGATCAATCTTTAGAAATTTTATCTCCATTTGTAGTAAGTGCTGAAATTGAAAAAGATATGATTATTTGTCAATTTAAAAAGAATTCTTTTGACGATGCAATTAAGGCAATACAGGATAAAGGAATAAAATTAATTAAAATAAGAGAGCATATAAATGCGTCTGAACAGATGTATCAAAGACTGTTTGCTGAGTAG
- a CDS encoding ABC transporter permease has protein sequence MCNLFFKYFIKQKKNILFLIIIIIIGTVISSISKIENNKNKEEQIYSRERVIDIFKQDIKEVDKDLENDNISDEEKTELNNMKKRNIANIQNYEKTIQDIKTENWQALYERELNRFLDSDGNFISKGFSSKGISYTANKLTVEITYEILKYLKENNIPSAYPLYLEKTEFEQPRTSEESKLLDYYSKKTLIGTSHRLWDFFTNNLVLIYTFIIVVIFGILFSKIEESQNKTIRFLKTSGASKFRIVSSGLFTGGILTIILGLLIPAIFFGIEFLINGSSSFKYPITTYIVKSDYYSLMSFEYKIVPISDVLIKSLILFLLYGIFIFLVTSAISTFVKSSVKCVILSFGLIATLQMFNKWYNPFSYWRVGKIADGSINFLFKTITYSFDKSCKILAIGICILTILLICIAFIQDRRRNGYA, from the coding sequence ATGTGTAATTTGTTTTTTAAGTATTTTATTAAACAGAAAAAGAATATTCTATTTCTTATTATAATTATAATTATTGGAACTGTTATATCTTCTATTTCAAAAATTGAAAATAATAAAAATAAGGAAGAACAAATTTATTCTAGAGAAAGAGTTATAGATATATTTAAACAGGACATTAAAGAGGTTGATAAAGATTTAGAGAATGATAATATTTCAGATGAAGAAAAAACAGAATTAAATAATATGAAAAAAAGAAATATTGCCAATATACAGAATTATGAAAAAACAATACAAGACATTAAAACAGAAAATTGGCAGGCATTATATGAACGTGAATTAAATCGTTTTTTAGACTCCGATGGAAATTTTATTTCAAAAGGATTTAGTTCAAAAGGCATAAGTTATACTGCAAATAAATTGACAGTAGAGATAACATACGAAATATTAAAGTATTTAAAGGAAAATAATATCCCTTCAGCTTATCCATTATATTTAGAGAAAACAGAGTTTGAACAACCTCGAACTTCAGAAGAAAGTAAACTTCTTGACTATTATAGCAAAAAAACACTAATTGGAACTTCACATAGATTATGGGACTTTTTTACAAATAATTTAGTATTAATCTATACTTTTATAATTGTAGTAATTTTTGGAATTCTATTTTCAAAGATTGAGGAGAGTCAAAATAAAACTATTAGATTTTTAAAGACATCGGGGGCAAGTAAATTTAGGATTGTATCGTCGGGACTTTTCACAGGTGGAATTTTAACTATTATACTTGGATTGTTGATACCTGCAATATTTTTTGGAATAGAATTTCTAATAAACGGGTCATCATCTTTTAAATATCCGATTACAACTTATATTGTAAAAAGTGATTATTATTCACTTATGAGTTTTGAATATAAGATTGTTCCAATATCTGATGTTTTAATAAAAAGTTTGATTTTGTTTTTACTCTATGGAATATTTATTTTCCTTGTTACAAGTGCAATTTCTACTTTTGTAAAATCAAGTGTAAAATGCGTTATTTTATCCTTTGGACTTATAGCAACTTTACAGATGTTTAATAAATGGTATAATCCGTTTTCTTACTGGAGAGTTGGAAAAATTGCAGATGGCAGTATAAATTTTTTATTTAAAACAATTACTTACAGTTTTGATAAATCTTGTAAAATTTTAGCAATTGGAATTTGTATTTTAACAATTTTATTGATTTGTATAGCTTTTATTCAAGATAGAAGGAGGAATGGATATGCCTAG
- a CDS encoding ABC transporter permease, whose product MCNLFFKYFIKQKKNILFLIIIIILGLGTSSLKNFENNKTNKEKIERCKRNIEEYKNELEHYKNELEKDNISEEDKELIEEYQKIIPKYIEESKEYIESIENSNWQYLYDDSFKHLKDPEGRFASIQIGNNYNVNETTIEITFETLTYLKKHNIPSALPLFLQRTEFDQPRSSEENKALDYHSKKTLIGTSHRLWDFFTNNLVLIYTFIIVVTFGILFSKLEESQNKTIRFLRTSGASKFRIVSSGLFTGGILTIILGLLIPAIFFGIEFLISGSSSFKYPITTYIVKSDYYSLMSFGYKIVPISDVLIKSLILFLLYGLFIFLFTSAISTFVKSSVKSVILSFGLIATLQMFNKWYNPFSYWRVGKIADGSINILSKTITYSFDKSCKILAIGICILIILLICLAFIQDRRRSKYI is encoded by the coding sequence ATGTGTAATTTGTTTTTTAAGTATTTTATTAAACAGAAGAAAAATATTCTATTTCTTATTATAATTATAATTTTGGGATTGGGGACATCATCTTTAAAAAATTTTGAAAATAATAAAACTAATAAAGAAAAAATTGAAAGATGCAAAAGGAATATCGAAGAATATAAAAATGAACTGGAGCATTACAAAAATGAACTTGAAAAGGATAATATCTCAGAAGAAGATAAGGAATTAATAGAAGAATATCAGAAAATTATCCCTAAATATATAGAAGAAAGTAAAGAATATATAGAAAGCATTGAAAATTCAAATTGGCAGTATTTATATGATGACAGTTTTAAACATCTCAAAGATCCCGAAGGGAGATTTGCTTCTATTCAAATAGGTAATAACTATAATGTAAATGAAACAACTATAGAAATTACATTTGAAACTTTAACATATCTAAAAAAGCATAATATTCCTTCAGCCCTTCCTTTGTTTTTGCAAAGAACAGAATTTGATCAACCGAGATCTTCTGAAGAAAATAAAGCTCTTGACTATCATAGCAAAAAAACATTAATCGGAACTTCACATAGATTATGGGATTTTTTTACAAATAATTTAGTATTAATCTATACTTTTATAATTGTAGTAACTTTTGGAATTCTATTTTCAAAGCTGGAGGAGAGTCAAAATAAAACTATTAGATTTTTAAGGACATCGGGGGCAAGTAAATTTAGGATTGTATCGTCGGGACTTTTTACAGGTGGAATTTTAACGATTATACTTGGACTATTGATACCTGCAATATTTTTTGGAATAGAATTTTTGATAAGCGGTTCATCATCTTTTAAATATCCGATTACAACTTATATTGTAAAAAGTGATTATTATTCACTTATGAGTTTTGGATATAAGATTGTTCCAATATCTGATGTTTTAATAAAAAGTTTGATTTTGTTCTTACTCTATGGACTATTTATATTCTTATTTACAAGTGCAATTTCAACTTTTGTAAAATCAAGTGTAAAATCCGTTATTTTATCCTTTGGACTGATAGCGACTTTACAGATGTTTAATAAATGGTATAATCCGTTTTCATACTGGAGAGTTGGGAAAATTGCTGATGGTAGTATAAATATTTTATCTAAAACTATTACTTACAGTTTTGATAAATCTTGTAAAATTTTAGCAATTGGAATTTGTATTTTAATAATTTTATTGATTTGTTTAGCTTTTATTCAAGATAGAAGGAGGAGTAAATATATTTAA
- a CDS encoding iron-containing alcohol dehydrogenase, translating into MKPFIYNIPVKVYFGEGQLSNLGRELSKYGKKVLLTYGGGSIKKIGLYDEVIKEIRDAGLEVFELSGIEPNPRIESVREGARICKEENIDVVLAVGGGSTIDASKFICAGAKVDFDPWDFLDLEKRAKIEDALPLLTILTLSATGSEMDNGGVISNLKTNEKLSNGSMCMLPKVSFLDPKNTYSVSEYQTACGSADILSHILEVYFTTENDLFMLDCVMEGLMKTVIKYAPIAMKDPTNYEARANLMWASSWAINGFINGSKSTAWSCHPMEHELSAFYDITHGHGLAILTPRWMQYCLNDENIYKYVQFGVNVFGIDKNLSDREIAEKAIEKLSEFLFNDLKLQSTLKDVNINDENFAIMAKKACKGKESIKGFRELTPEDIENIYRMCL; encoded by the coding sequence ATGAAACCATTTATTTACAATATTCCTGTTAAGGTATATTTTGGAGAAGGACAACTTTCCAATCTTGGAAGAGAATTGTCAAAATATGGAAAAAAAGTTTTGTTAACTTACGGAGGAGGTTCCATTAAAAAGATAGGACTTTATGATGAGGTTATAAAAGAAATAAGAGATGCAGGACTTGAAGTTTTTGAACTTTCAGGGATAGAACCTAATCCTAGAATAGAATCTGTTAGAGAGGGTGCTAGAATATGTAAGGAAGAAAATATTGATGTGGTTCTTGCTGTTGGTGGTGGTTCAACGATTGATGCCTCAAAATTTATTTGTGCCGGAGCAAAAGTTGATTTTGACCCATGGGATTTTCTTGATTTAGAAAAAAGAGCAAAAATAGAAGATGCATTGCCTCTTTTAACTATATTAACACTTTCAGCAACCGGTTCTGAAATGGATAATGGTGGAGTTATTTCAAACCTTAAAACAAATGAAAAATTAAGCAATGGTTCAATGTGTATGTTACCAAAAGTTTCATTTCTTGATCCTAAAAATACATACAGTGTAAGTGAGTATCAAACTGCTTGCGGTTCAGCAGATATTTTAAGTCATATCCTAGAAGTTTATTTTACAACAGAAAATGATTTGTTTATGCTTGATTGTGTTATGGAAGGTCTTATGAAAACAGTTATAAAATATGCTCCGATAGCAATGAAAGACCCTACAAACTATGAAGCTCGTGCTAATTTAATGTGGGCATCTTCCTGGGCAATAAACGGTTTTATAAATGGAAGTAAATCAACTGCATGGAGTTGTCACCCAATGGAACATGAACTTTCAGCTTTTTATGATATAACTCATGGACATGGACTTGCAATATTAACTCCACGTTGGATGCAATATTGTTTAAATGATGAAAATATATATAAATATGTTCAATTTGGAGTTAATGTTTTTGGCATAGATAAAAATCTTTCTGATAGAGAAATTGCAGAAAAAGCCATTGAAAAACTTTCAGAATTTTTATTTAATGACTTAAAATTACAAAGTACATTAAAAGATGTAAATATTAACGATGAAAATTTTGCTATTATGGCTAAGAAGGCTTGTAAGGGAAAAGAAAGTATAAAAGGCTTTAGAGAATTAACACCTGAAGATATAGAAAATATTTATAGAATGTGTTTGTAA
- a CDS encoding M18 family aminopeptidase: MNNIEISKELLTFIDSSKSMFHTVDTMKKYFDKAGYIFLPENAKWEIKKGENYYTTRNNSSILAFQVGEELSDYHFQITAAHSDSPTYKVKAVPEMDAPGEHLKLNVEGYGGMIDSTWFDRPLSLAGRVLVRENGNIVNKLFYIDKDILMIPNVAIHLNREINSGYAYNKQVDLLPLFSAGELKKGDFGKMVADELGVKVEDVVAKDLFLVNRQRQCIWGYKDEFVSTPKLDDLQCAFTSMKAFLDAKNPKAINVCAVFDNEEVGSNTKQGAMSTFMKDALKRINASLGFGTDEYHQAVAKSFLVSCDNAHAVHPNHPELYDPTNRTFMNKGIVIKEAANQKYTTDAFSRAVFLEICKKVDVPTQYFANRSDKVGGSTLGNLSNIQVSLHALDIGVAQLGMHSSFETCGIKDTGYMVTALKEFFSTNIKIDCADGVIFE, encoded by the coding sequence ATGAATAATATTGAAATTTCAAAAGAATTATTAACTTTTATTGATTCAAGTAAAAGTATGTTTCATACTGTTGATACAATGAAAAAATATTTTGACAAAGCCGGATATATATTTTTACCTGAAAATGCAAAATGGGAAATAAAAAAAGGTGAAAATTATTATACTACAAGAAATAATTCAAGTATATTGGCTTTTCAGGTAGGAGAGGAACTTAGCGACTATCATTTCCAAATTACAGCTGCTCATAGTGATTCACCAACATATAAAGTTAAAGCCGTTCCTGAAATGGATGCACCGGGAGAACATTTAAAATTAAATGTTGAAGGTTATGGTGGAATGATTGATTCAACGTGGTTTGATAGACCTTTAAGTTTAGCTGGTAGAGTTCTAGTTAGAGAAAATGGAAATATTGTAAATAAATTATTCTATATCGACAAAGATATTTTAATGATACCAAATGTTGCAATACATTTAAACAGAGAAATAAACAGTGGTTATGCTTACAATAAACAAGTTGATTTATTACCTTTATTCTCTGCAGGAGAACTAAAAAAAGGCGATTTTGGTAAAATGGTTGCAGATGAATTGGGTGTTAAAGTTGAAGATGTTGTCGCAAAAGATTTATTCCTAGTAAATCGTCAAAGACAATGTATCTGGGGATATAAAGATGAATTCGTTTCAACACCTAAACTTGATGACCTACAATGTGCATTTACTTCAATGAAAGCATTTTTAGATGCCAAAAATCCAAAGGCAATAAATGTTTGTGCTGTTTTCGATAACGAAGAAGTTGGCTCAAACACAAAACAAGGTGCAATGTCAACATTTATGAAAGATGCTCTAAAGAGAATTAATGCTTCACTTGGATTTGGGACTGATGAATATCATCAAGCAGTAGCAAAATCTTTCCTAGTAAGTTGTGATAATGCTCACGCTGTTCATCCAAATCATCCTGAACTTTATGATCCAACAAATAGAACATTTATGAACAAAGGTATTGTTATAAAAGAAGCTGCAAATCAAAAATATACAACAGATGCTTTCAGTAGAGCAGTATTCTTAGAAATTTGTAAAAAAGTAGATGTACCTACTCAATACTTTGCAAATAGATCTGACAAAGTTGGCGGTTCAACTCTTGGAAACTTATCAAATATTCAAGTTAGCTTACATGCTCTTGACATAGGAGTTGCACAACTTGGAATGCATTCAAGTTTTGAAACTTGTGGAATTAAAGACACAGGATATATGGTTACAGCATTAAAGGAATTCTTCTCAACAAATATTAAAATTGATTGTGCTGACGGAGTGATTTTTGAATAA
- a CDS encoding APC family permease — MEGSEKKIKWQALVFMCFSTLWGFGNVLNGYIYFHGTQVIFSWILMFALYFVPYALMVGELGSTFKHLGGGVTSWIQETTNSKLAYYAGWTYWAVHITYIAGKGSGGLKALSFMIFRDAKAYDSIPTIYVQLATFGVLLLFCYLATRGLGPIKRLATLAGSSMFVLGILFILMMYAAPVINPNGGYLKLNFAWNNLFPKVDLNYLSSLSILVFAVGGIEKISPYVNKIEGDSAKEFPKAMMLATLMVVISAIFGTVAMGLMFDINEINASKEAFDSYAANGAYWAFQKLGRYYGVGDLLLIIYSAANTVGQFSTLLISIDAPLRMLLEDPNASQYIPTRLLKKNERGAYVNGIALVAVLGGAIILAQSFVPGATTVLRQLTRLNGVVMPMRYMWVFVAYFALRYGKEELDRHYRFTKNRGVGLFFGAWCFLVTLACCLLGMYSKDKFEMVLKIITPAVLVALGLILPILRKRENSK, encoded by the coding sequence ATGGAAGGTTCCGAAAAGAAAATTAAATGGCAGGCCCTCGTGTTTATGTGTTTTTCAACACTTTGGGGTTTCGGAAATGTTTTAAACGGATATATTTACTTTCATGGTACTCAAGTAATTTTTTCTTGGATACTAATGTTTGCATTGTATTTTGTTCCGTATGCACTTATGGTTGGAGAACTTGGTTCAACATTTAAGCATTTAGGTGGTGGAGTAACTTCTTGGATTCAAGAAACTACTAACTCTAAATTAGCTTACTATGCAGGATGGACTTATTGGGCGGTACATATTACTTATATTGCCGGAAAAGGTTCAGGTGGTCTTAAGGCGTTAAGCTTTATGATTTTCAGAGATGCTAAAGCGTATGATAGTATTCCTACAATCTACGTTCAATTAGCTACATTTGGTGTTTTGCTATTATTCTGTTATTTGGCTACAAGAGGGTTAGGTCCAATTAAAAGATTAGCAACACTTGCCGGTTCAAGTATGTTTGTTTTAGGTATTTTATTTATTCTTATGATGTATGCAGCACCGGTTATTAATCCAAACGGCGGATATTTAAAATTAAACTTTGCTTGGAATAATTTATTCCCTAAGGTTGACTTGAATTACTTAAGTAGTTTATCTATTTTGGTATTTGCAGTTGGTGGTATTGAAAAAATTTCACCTTATGTAAACAAAATTGAAGGAGACTCTGCAAAAGAATTCCCTAAAGCTATGATGCTTGCAACTTTAATGGTTGTTATCAGTGCTATCTTTGGAACTGTTGCTATGGGATTAATGTTCGACATTAATGAAATCAATGCAAGTAAAGAAGCCTTTGACTCATACGCTGCAAACGGTGCTTATTGGGCATTCCAAAAATTAGGTAGATATTATGGTGTTGGTGATTTATTATTAATCATCTATTCAGCAGCTAATACTGTTGGACAATTCTCAACACTTTTAATCAGTATTGATGCTCCTTTAAGAATGTTATTGGAAGACCCTAATGCAAGTCAATATATTCCTACAAGATTGTTGAAGAAGAATGAGAGAGGCGCTTATGTAAACGGTATTGCATTAGTTGCAGTGCTTGGTGGGGCAATCATATTAGCTCAATCATTCGTTCCGGGAGCCACTACAGTTCTTAGACAACTTACTCGTCTTAACGGTGTAGTAATGCCGATGAGATATATGTGGGTATTCGTAGCTTACTTTGCTCTTAGATATGGTAAAGAAGAACTTGACAGACATTATAGATTTACTAAAAACAGGGGAGTCGGATTGTTCTTTGGTGCTTGGTGTTTCTTAGTAACATTAGCTTGTTGTTTACTTGGAATGTACTCAAAAGACAAATTCGAAATGGTTCTAAAGATCATAACTCCTGCAGTTTTGGTTGCTTTAGGTTTAATCTTACCTATCCTTAGAAAAAGAGAAAATAGTAAATAA